The region CCGGCGGAATCCAAAAAATCTGAGCCAGCGAAAAAGCCAGCGCCTCCCAAGCCGGCTCCGACCAAACCAGCCGCACCACCCAAACCAGTCGATAAACCCTTTCTGTCACCGACAGGCGTGGATCTGAAAAAGGGGGCCATCCGTGTCGAGGATGCCGGGCCCGATTTCGCACTTCAAGGCGAATATATGGCCTGGGATTGGTCCGCTGAAAAAGGTTGGCACTGGTTGGGAATTCAAGTCGTCGCCACGGGAGACGGGACGTTTGAAGCGCTTGCTTATCCCGGCGGATTACCCGGCAACGGAGTCGCTGCGCGCGCCACCATGCCCATTGGAACTCCGCAAATCAAAGCCGATTCGGAGTTACTGCCAACGCTGTGGCAAGGGAGTGGCAAAGCGACTCCGGAAGGTTTGCTGATCACCTTCAATCAACCTTCCGAAGGACGAAAATTCGTCACGAAAGATGGGCAGACCGGCCAACTCTTCAAAGGTGATGGTGCCTTGATTTCCCAGGCCGTCAAGTGGTCAAGGAAGAGCCAACGTGAAGGAGCACAACCGCCAGCCAATGCCGTGGTGCTGTTCGATGGGACAGACAACGGCCAGTTGAAAAACTTGAAAATTTCGCCCGAAGGTCTCATGCAGATTGGTTCCGAAACCAAAGGGGCCTGGCAGAACTTCCATTTGCATGCAGAGTTCAAAACGCCCTTTATGCCGTTCGCTAAAGGTCAGGCACGGGCCAACAGCGGCTTTTATCTACAGAAGCGGTACGAGGTGCAGGTGCTGGATTCGTTTGGGTTGATTCCACAATTCAACGATGCAGCTGCCATCTATCGCAACAAAATGCCCGACTTGAACATGTCGTTCCCGCCACTTTCCTGGCAGACCTATGACATCCAGTTCCAGGCACCTCTGTTCGATGAACAGGGAACCAAAATTCAGAATGGGCGACTGACTGTCTGGCACAACGGCATCGTGGTCCAGAATCACGTTTCTCTGGAAAACAAAACCGGGGGCGGCACCAAAGAAGGGCCTGAAGCACTGCCGATTCTGTTCCAGAATCACGGAAACCCCGTTGAATTCCGCAATCTCTGGTTGGTGGAATTGTCACCCCAGGTGCTGCAGGCCAGCACAACTCCGCCAGTGCCCACATGTTTACCAGTCGTTGCTACGCCCAACGCCTGTGTTTCGACCACGCCCTGTTGTCCTCCCACAAAACATCGTCGTCCGGCACGCTGCCGAAGATAACCTGTTGTTGTTACACATGTTGTGGCAGAGAGCGGGTGGCTGGGGTTGAGTCTTCGAACCCCCAGCGACCTACGGCACGACCTGGAGTTCGCTTAAATGCTCAACCGCAGTCTTCCCAAAACAAGGAGGGTAGTTGATGATTGGCATCTGTATTGTGGCCAATCGCCTCAACATCAGTGCCTGTGGAACTTTTGGCCCTCTTTCCACGATTCAGCCAAGACAAGGCTGACAAGTGCGATACTCTCCCCGGAACTGAGGGTTAAAACAGTGCGTAGGCACATCTCGAACCTGCGGTGCTACGCATGAATTTTCCTGAATCACTGCCATGGCCAGCCTGGAGCAAGCCAATGCCCGGTTCCACCACAATGACCAGAGTTGCTGAAAACGGCCTTCGATGGGGCTGCTGTCTATTCTTTGTGGCCTCGATTTCCTGGGGAAACATCGCTGCGGCACAGGATGGCGAAGACCGCTCGGCCCGGTTCTGGGGCATGATGGATCGCGATGGGGATGGTGTGCTCTCTGGCGAGGAACTCGATCGAGTGCCCGGCTTTCTGCGTGGTCGCCTCGAAGAAAGTGGCGTTGATCTTTCACGTCCTGTCAGTCGGGAAGACTTTTCAGGAGTCATGGATCAACTCCGTCGGCAACGCGAAGAATCCGGTGGTGGATTCGGCGGCCCCCCACCCGGCGGATTCGGCGGAGAAGGCTTTGGCGGTCGTGGCAGTTTTGGTAGCCGCGGCGGTGATGATCGCAGTGAAGGTGGTCGCGACAGAGATCGTGGAAGTGATCGCGGCAAGAAAACGGAAGTTCCCAAGTACGATTTTCCCCGCACTTTGCCCGATGATTACAAGCCTCTCGATCTCAACGCAGATAATCAGATTTCGTTTGCCGAGTGGCCCCGCTCCCGCAGGGCAGATTTCGCTTCCTATGACCATAACGGCGATGGGTACATCACTCCTGCCGAGATTCGCCTTCCCGCCTTTGTAACGAAAACCGCAGACGAAATTGTCAGCGAAGCGATGGCTGCCCGAATCATCGGTGGCACTATCGGCGGATCAACCGTCGCGAGCAATCTCTCGGCCACATCGGCAAGTTCAGGAGCGACACCCGGAAGTGAGGGGCGCGACCGTGGTTCTCGTGATCGAGGCGGACGAGGAGGCCCTCCTCAGGCCGGAAGTTCATCAGGTGAAGACGCCATTGCCGTCGAAGCCAAAGGCTACTTTGACAGGCTCGACACCAACAAAAATGGCTCCGTCGATCCCGATGAGTGGAGTGTCAGTAAACGTCTGAAGCCACTGTTCGAAAAAGTGGGGGCTGATCTCACAAAATCACTCACTCTGGAAGAGTTTACGGTCAGTTATCGCAAGACCAAGTAGTCGATAAAGCACGTCGCTTGGTCACTGCGACCGCGCGATTGAGTTCTGCCAGAGATTCATTCAGAGGCTCGTCATGCCCACACCTCTCGAACAGGCAGCAGCCAGGCTGGCGGGCAAACTGGCCGATAGCAAACAGAGGTTAATCCTTGCCGAAAGCTGTACGGCTGGATTGGTCAGCGCCACCTTGGCACAGACTCCCGGCATCAGTACCTGGCTCTGTGGATCTGCCGTCGTTTATCAGGAACAGACCAAAACCACCTGGCTGGGAGTCTCGGCAGCAACTCTGGCCCAGTACACAGCCGTCAGTCGTGAAGTGGCTCAAGAGATGGCTGCTGGTGTGCTGCAGTTGACCCCTCACGCGGATATCGCTGCCGCCATTACAGGTCATCTGGGGCCCCATGCACCAATCCCACAGGATGGTGAAGTCCATGCAGCGATCGTTTTTCGAGACTCAAATCATCTCTCGAAAAGCACTTGCTGGCATTTACCGTCTCAAGTTCCAGCGGAAATTTCTGAAACACTGCGCGTCTGGCGGCAACACGAAGTCGCACGCCTGTTCATTGACTTTGTGACAGAACAGATCCCTGGCCCCAGCCAGAATCCCGTACAAAATAATTGACTATCAAAGTGGTGATAGATAAGCTCCTGGCCAGGTAAACATGTTTTTGAGTAAGGCAACCAGCCTGTCATCTCTTGGTTGTCTCTGAATTCTCGGAAAGTAGGCATCATGGTTCTGCGTAACGGCTTCCATTTCTCTTCGATCTGTCTCGTGGGGATCTGCCTGGCAGGAATTTCTTCGATCTGCGATCTGGCACAAGGGGCTGAGCCAACTCAGACCTCCCGGAAGCCGAATGTCATCATCTTCTACGCGGATGACCTCGGATGGGGAGAAACCGGGATTCAAGGAAATCCACAGATTCCCACGCCTCACATCGATTCAATCGCCAAAAATGGGGTGCGATGCACTCAAGGCTTTGTCGCAGCGACCTACTGCAGTCCTTCGCGAGCCGGCTTGTTGACCGGCCGCTATCCCACACGCTTCGGCCATGAGTTTAATCGGATTGCCAATGTCTCTGGCCTCGATCTTCAGGAAACAACTCTGGCTGATCGCCTGCATGGCTTAGGCTACAAAACTGCCTGTGTCGGCAAATGGCACCTGGGAGACGGCCCGGAATATCGACCAACAAAACGAGGTTTTGACGAGTTCTTCGGCACACTCGCGAACACCCCGTTTTTTCATCCCACCAAGTTTGTCGATTCCCGAGTCTCGAATGATGTCGCAGAAGTCTCCGACGAAAACTTTTACACCACAGACGAATACGCCAAACGCTCAGTGGAGTGGATTGGACAGCAACAGCAGTCTCCCTGGTTTTTGTATCTTCCGTTCAATGCACAGCATGCTCCACTGCAGGCTCCACAGAAGTATCTGGATCGCTTTGAATCGATCGCAGATCCCAAGCGTAAGCTCTTCGCAGCCATGATGTCCGCCATGGATGACGCCATTGGTCAGGTGCTGGGCAAGGTGCGAGAACTCGGGCAGGAAGAAAACACACTGGTCTTCTTCATTTCCGACAATGGGGGCCCGACCCAAGGCACGACATCTCAGAATGGCCCCTTGCGCGGCTTCAAAATGACCACCTTCGAAGGGGGAACACGCGTGCCGTTCCTCGTTCAATGGAAAGGTAAGCTCCCCGCTGGAAAAACTTACGACAATCCTGTCATCAACCTGGATGTTCTGCCGACCGTGCTCACCGCAGCAGGGAGCAAAATCGATCCCGCCTGGAAGCTGGATGGTGTTGATCTGGTGCCTTATTTTACAAGTTCCATCGCAAACAAGCCCCACGAAACCTTGTACTGGCGATTTGGTGAGCAATGGGCTGTTCGCCAGGGCGATTGGAAGCTGGTTGTCGCCCGCGGAGGGAGTGGACAGCCCGAACTCTACGATCTGGCGAGTGATATTGCCGAGTCGAAAAATCTCGCTTCAGAAAACCCCGCCAAGGTCAAAGAATTGCAGGCACTATGGGATCAATGGAGTCACGAACAGGCTGCTCCCAAAGTTGTTGACCAGCCCAATAACGCCAAGAAGGCAGGAAACAAAAAAGGCGCCAAGAAGAAAGCCGCAGCCGGTTCCGCCACTTAGTACGGATTCCGATAAAGAATTGCGCGGCGGGTGGCTGGGGTTGAGTCTTCGAACCCCCAGAATTCTTCGGCACGATCTGGGGGTTCGCGAAGACGTTTGGCCTCAGCCACCCCATACCAAGGAGCGCGGTTGAATATTGGAAACGTACTAACGCAGCTTTCCGTAAATGGTATAGTTTTCCATGTACTATCCCCCTGTGGGAAAAGCTCACGACTCTACGGGCATCGAAAGGATCATGCCCCAGAGTCCTAAGGCAGGAACCAGGCGCGCTTGTGGGAATTCACCCGCCAGAATTCCTGCACTTCCACCGGTCAACAGCAGGACGGGGGGCTGAGTGTGGGCCGATAGTCGGGTCGAAATCTCGCGGATCGCTCCCACATGCCCCCAGAAGAGTCCGCTTGACATGGCGGCACGGGTATTCCGGCCAATCACATGAGGATGAGGAGCACTCAGTTCCTGCCGGCTGATCAGTGGCAGTAACGCCGTGTATTGATGCAGAGCGCGGGCCCCCAGCTCAATCCCGGGAAGTATCGCACCTCCACAGAACCGGCCCGTCGCATCGACCCAGTCAATCGTGGTCGCTGTCCCTGCATCGACCAGAATGGCCGGTTGATCGGGTAAGCGAATCGTATTCCCCGCCACTGCGTTAAAAAGTCGATCCAGACCCACACGTTCGGGGGCATCCACATCAATCACGATCGGCAAATCCAGGCCACTCCTCAGCACGTGGGGGCGTGGCCAGAAGCTCTGTTCCGCTGCATCATCAGAACTCATGGCAACTTCTGGCCAGGCAGCCAGCAAACAATCGAGTGCTCTTGGATTGGATCCACCAGCAATCGATTGCAGCTTATTGGCACCCGAGGCCAAAGCCCTCCGGCACCATTGTTTCAGGATCTCGACCGGCAGGGGAGATTGCAGATCGAGCGCCAGAAATTCGATCGGTTCTTCGAATTGAGCATGGCTTTGATCGCGAAAGAGCCCAAATTTAACCCGGCTGTTTCCCGAGTCAATCGCCAGAGACCAGGTCTGCGTCATAACAAATTCTCGAACGATCTTTCGTAGAAACAGAATTGACCCACATCGGGAATCGTCGGATGATCTGGGCAGACTCAAATAATTCACACTTGAGCTTGTCTAGTGAAACAGACGTGTGAATTAAGGATAGTTGTTTGCTTGCCTGCAAGGAAGGATGCCTCATGGCCGATGGACAATCTGCGACTGGTTCGAATGGAAACAGCACTCTGAACGTGGCACAGCCGCAAATTCAGGAACCTGCCGATCTCAAACCGCTCTACTCAAATTTCGCACGTGTCGCAGGGACACCCGAAGAAGTTGTCGTCGATTTCGGGCTGGATCCCATGCCGTTTTCAAATTCGGCTCGTCAGATCAAAATCTCCGAGCGAGTCGTCATGAACTATTACACCGCCAAGCGGCTGTGGGCGGCTTTGGGTGCCTCTTTGCAGCGATTCGAGCAGGCTTTTGGCCCACTGGAAATTGATGTTTCCAAACGTGCCAAACAGCTTCCCGAAGCGAATCGAAATAGCTGATCAACTGCGGGAAATGACAAAATTCCCTCAGCATAGCCACCAGATCGATGGATACAGTTCCTCTCCTGCACGGGTTCAATTTCTGAACTCGACAGGAGAGGTTTGTTTTTCAATGATCGATTTGTGCGAAATTTCAGCCAGCGTCCCTGATCGAGTACGTTCTGATGACTTCCCAATTATCACCCCTGCAGGCTCTGGAACTGTGGAAAAGCTACATGCAGGCTTTGAAAACGCTCTCTGCTGATCAGGCCCAGCTCATCGAGCAGGAAAACTACGCCGATCTCATCGCTTTATTGACTCACAAACAGCAACTGCTCGATTCCATGGCCGAACACCGCAAGGCTTATCGCGATGTCTGGGAATTGATTCGCACCCAGGGCCAATCACTCCCAGCCACAGCTCAAGAACTCTTTTCAGCCCGTATTCGCGAGATCACATCACTCACCGAAGAGTTGCTGGCCGTCGAATCCAGGGCTTCCACAGCACTTTCTGCCCGCAAAAATGAGGTGCAAGCAGCACTTTCTGCCGCTTCTTCCGCTCAGGCAGCGGCCTCCGCCTACGATTCTGCAAATTTTGCGGAAAATAGGGCTCGCGTCGTTTGGGAAAGTTAGTTACATACCACGCACCGCTGACGTTCATGTCAGTTTCGCCTCACAAAAAACCTGCCTTACTCCCCTCTCCAAGTTTTCGGTATTCCTTTCGCATCTCTTAGAAATTCAGCCACTGGCCATGTTGCTCAATCGAGCTCCGATCAATGGATGAATCGCTCAAAAATCTTCTCGCCTTGTGAATCTGCCCCTGCTTCCTTTCGCTGAATCTCCCACGATTTTTTGCTTTCCCCGTCTTTGAATTCGCCTCGCTAGACAGTCAGTCTGAGATCTCTCAGTCCTCACTGTTGATCGATAAAGGCTCTTCCCGAGCCTGCCTTTCCCCTCCTGCCGTTTAATTCCCGCCCCCCCTCCCTCCTGTCGAAGATCACTGTATGAATCCCGACATCATTCCATTCCCACGACGTGTGGCTGCTCCTGTCGACAGCTCGATCAGCGTGCTGGTCGTAACGAATGATCCTTCGATCGGCGACCGTCTCGCGGCCGACGTTCAAACAGCAGGCTTCCACCTGAAGCGCTGTGCGACCGTCGATGCAGCCGTGCAGATTCTGTCGACTGTCCCTTCGGACATCTGTATCGTCGGACCACTTGGCCTTCAGGATTCTGTTGCCCAACTGGCTGGCCAGATCTCTCAGCGAGGCTGGGCAACTCAGTTGCTCCAGGTGGCTTCTCACCCCGGCGAGTTTGCACAGCACTCCACAGTCGCTGGTGTTGAACACCTGACCTGGCCTGTCAACTCGACAGTCTTCTATCAGCTTGTTTCGGGTGCTGCCCAGCGTGGCCGCCTCAGTTCAGAAAACCGCCGGTTGAAGCGTCAGATCTCCAATCGAAATCTGCGGGATATGGTGGGCCACAGCCCTGCCATGCAGACCTTCCGCCAGCAGATTCAGCATGCCGCCGAGCAGGCGGGTTCAGTACTGATTGTGGCTGAACCTGGTGCCGGTGCAACGATTGCTGCTCAATCGATTCATGAAGCCAGCCGTCGTGGTTCCCGCCCCTTCATTCGTGTCGATTGCCATGTCCTTTCCGTCGAAGCTCTCGAAGTGGAACTCTTCGGTGCACCCTGCCCACCACAAGAAGATGGTCGCCAGCACCTGCCGGGCCGCATTCATCAGGCCGAAGGCGGGACAATTTACCTCGACGGGATTGATAACCTTGCCATACCTGCTCAGCGACGATTGCTGAACCTCGTACGCCAGCAAAGACGCGAGCACCCGATCACTGGCGAACCCATTCGGGCCGATGTGCGGATCATGGCCTCGACTTCCATCCGGTTGACACAACTCGTCAGCCGCAATCTCTTCCGGGCTGATCTGGCGGAAGCTCTGCAGGATTATGTTGTCGAAGTTCCCGCTCTGCGTGAACGACCCGAAGATATTGCCACACTCGCTGAACACTTCCTGCATCGTGTTTCGGTTCGCGAAGGCCGTCCCCCACGCATGCTGACTGTCGAAGCTCTCGATCGATTGCGTCAGTGGAAGTGGCCCGGCAACATCCGTGAACTCGAAAACGTGATTGACCGAGCCTGTTCAATCGACTGCAGCCACAAGCTCACTGCTGAAATGATCGAGCCCTGGATTCAAAAACCACTGGCCCAGGAAGAAGAAGATATCGTGCCCGGCCTGACTCTGGCCGAAATGGAACGCAAGCTCATCGAATCGACCTTCACCCGCTTTGAAGGAAATCGCGAAAAGACAGCTCGTGCTCTCCAGATCGGCATTCGCACACTCTCAGGCAAGCTCCGCGAGTATGGCTACCCACCACGAGGAGGGCCCGGCTCAAACCGCATTGCAGCACCGGCAGAGACAGTCGAAACTGTCGAGCCGATGATCAGCACGTTCGAAACCCGTGCTGCCTGATACAGACTTCACCATACGCCATACCCGTTCGCCGGGTATGGCGTATTGGTGTTTTGATGGTGGTTGAATTTCCTCTCCGGCTTCTACCCTTCTCCCCCTTTTTCCCTTCCCCCCTTTTTGAACTCTCCCTTCTCAGCTTCATACTGAGGCAAGTTCCATGTTCAATCACCTGCTCACATCACAAACGTCAAACCTGCTCAAACAAACAGCCAAGTTTGCAGAACTCAGGCAGGATGTCCTCGCAGGAAACGTGGCCAATATCGATACTCCCGGCTATCGCATGCGCGACCTGCCTGTAGCCGACTTTCAGAATGCACTCAAAAAAGCTTATGAATCACAGACAGCACAGCCAGCCAGTCTGCATCCGCCTTTAGCAAATCCTGAAAATCCTTTAACCGATCTCATCTCACCTTCAGCCACATCAGTTCACACGACAAACTTCTTTCCTGAGTCTCTCTTCCAGGCCAGCGAAAAGAAAACCCAGCCGGGTATTACCTTTCAGGATGCGAACAATCGCAGCATCGAACAGCAGATGACACAGATCTCCAAGAACTCGATGTTGCAAAGTTTTGCGACTGAATTATTGAATCTGCAGTATAACCAGCTTCAATCAGTCATCAGCGAACAGGTCTAATATATCATGTTCCATACTCTTGATATCAGTACCAGTGGTTTAATTGCCCAGCGAACTCGGATGGATACGATTGCTGGCAATATCGCTAACGTGAATACGACACAGAATGAAGAGGGGAAAATTGCTCCTTTTCAAAGACGGCTCGTTATGATGCAACCAGCCTCCGTTGGAGCGACCAGCCCCACTGGCAGCCAGGGAGTGGCATCAACGGTCGAGATTGATACC is a window of Planctopirus limnophila DSM 3776 DNA encoding:
- a CDS encoding sigma-54-dependent transcriptional regulator, yielding MNPDIIPFPRRVAAPVDSSISVLVVTNDPSIGDRLAADVQTAGFHLKRCATVDAAVQILSTVPSDICIVGPLGLQDSVAQLAGQISQRGWATQLLQVASHPGEFAQHSTVAGVEHLTWPVNSTVFYQLVSGAAQRGRLSSENRRLKRQISNRNLRDMVGHSPAMQTFRQQIQHAAEQAGSVLIVAEPGAGATIAAQSIHEASRRGSRPFIRVDCHVLSVEALEVELFGAPCPPQEDGRQHLPGRIHQAEGGTIYLDGIDNLAIPAQRRLLNLVRQQRREHPITGEPIRADVRIMASTSIRLTQLVSRNLFRADLAEALQDYVVEVPALRERPEDIATLAEHFLHRVSVREGRPPRMLTVEALDRLRQWKWPGNIRELENVIDRACSIDCSHKLTAEMIEPWIQKPLAQEEEDIVPGLTLAEMERKLIESTFTRFEGNREKTARALQIGIRTLSGKLREYGYPPRGGPGSNRIAAPAETVETVEPMISTFETRAA
- the flgC gene encoding flagellar basal body rod protein FlgC; translation: MFHTLDISTSGLIAQRTRMDTIAGNIANVNTTQNEEGKIAPFQRRLVMMQPASVGATSPTGSQGVASTVEIDTVSPPRMAYEPGHPHANAEGKVLYPNINVVTEFVNAMEASRAYEANVTTMEVTKDMIQNTFRLLG
- a CDS encoding sulfatase, which codes for MVLRNGFHFSSICLVGICLAGISSICDLAQGAEPTQTSRKPNVIIFYADDLGWGETGIQGNPQIPTPHIDSIAKNGVRCTQGFVAATYCSPSRAGLLTGRYPTRFGHEFNRIANVSGLDLQETTLADRLHGLGYKTACVGKWHLGDGPEYRPTKRGFDEFFGTLANTPFFHPTKFVDSRVSNDVAEVSDENFYTTDEYAKRSVEWIGQQQQSPWFLYLPFNAQHAPLQAPQKYLDRFESIADPKRKLFAAMMSAMDDAIGQVLGKVRELGQEENTLVFFISDNGGPTQGTTSQNGPLRGFKMTTFEGGTRVPFLVQWKGKLPAGKTYDNPVINLDVLPTVLTAAGSKIDPAWKLDGVDLVPYFTSSIANKPHETLYWRFGEQWAVRQGDWKLVVARGGSGQPELYDLASDIAESKNLASENPAKVKELQALWDQWSHEQAAPKVVDQPNNAKKAGNKKGAKKKAAAGSAT
- a CDS encoding DUF3467 domain-containing protein, which gives rise to MADGQSATGSNGNSTLNVAQPQIQEPADLKPLYSNFARVAGTPEEVVVDFGLDPMPFSNSARQIKISERVVMNYYTAKRLWAALGASLQRFEQAFGPLEIDVSKRAKQLPEANRNS
- a CDS encoding 3-keto-disaccharide hydrolase; amino-acid sequence: MRILAAGVPFFVSQTWAPATLQVLAEDAQPASAMNPMNSGAAGQETSANPPVEKPMPPAPNSPVMMVDEVVPPAVPQETPTSPTPTSPAPDQTVAKASDAKQPPKQPEPKPQSADQPAESKKSEPAKKPAPPKPAPTKPAAPPKPVDKPFLSPTGVDLKKGAIRVEDAGPDFALQGEYMAWDWSAEKGWHWLGIQVVATGDGTFEALAYPGGLPGNGVAARATMPIGTPQIKADSELLPTLWQGSGKATPEGLLITFNQPSEGRKFVTKDGQTGQLFKGDGALISQAVKWSRKSQREGAQPPANAVVLFDGTDNGQLKNLKISPEGLMQIGSETKGAWQNFHLHAEFKTPFMPFAKGQARANSGFYLQKRYEVQVLDSFGLIPQFNDAAAIYRNKMPDLNMSFPPLSWQTYDIQFQAPLFDEQGTKIQNGRLTVWHNGIVVQNHVSLENKTGGGTKEGPEALPILFQNHGNPVEFRNLWLVELSPQVLQASTTPPVPTCLPVVATPNACVSTTPCCPPTKHRRPARCRR
- a CDS encoding CinA family protein; this translates as MPTPLEQAAARLAGKLADSKQRLILAESCTAGLVSATLAQTPGISTWLCGSAVVYQEQTKTTWLGVSAATLAQYTAVSREVAQEMAAGVLQLTPHADIAAAITGHLGPHAPIPQDGEVHAAIVFRDSNHLSKSTCWHLPSQVPAEISETLRVWRQHEVARLFIDFVTEQIPGPSQNPVQNN
- the flgB gene encoding flagellar basal body rod protein FlgB, giving the protein MFNHLLTSQTSNLLKQTAKFAELRQDVLAGNVANIDTPGYRMRDLPVADFQNALKKAYESQTAQPASLHPPLANPENPLTDLISPSATSVHTTNFFPESLFQASEKKTQPGITFQDANNRSIEQQMTQISKNSMLQSFATELLNLQYNQLQSVISEQV
- a CDS encoding type III pantothenate kinase, with translation MTQTWSLAIDSGNSRVKFGLFRDQSHAQFEEPIEFLALDLQSPLPVEILKQWCRRALASGANKLQSIAGGSNPRALDCLLAAWPEVAMSSDDAAEQSFWPRPHVLRSGLDLPIVIDVDAPERVGLDRLFNAVAGNTIRLPDQPAILVDAGTATTIDWVDATGRFCGGAILPGIELGARALHQYTALLPLISRQELSAPHPHVIGRNTRAAMSSGLFWGHVGAIREISTRLSAHTQPPVLLLTGGSAGILAGEFPQARLVPALGLWGMILSMPVES
- a CDS encoding EF-hand domain-containing protein; the protein is MPGSTTMTRVAENGLRWGCCLFFVASISWGNIAAAQDGEDRSARFWGMMDRDGDGVLSGEELDRVPGFLRGRLEESGVDLSRPVSREDFSGVMDQLRRQREESGGGFGGPPPGGFGGEGFGGRGSFGSRGGDDRSEGGRDRDRGSDRGKKTEVPKYDFPRTLPDDYKPLDLNADNQISFAEWPRSRRADFASYDHNGDGYITPAEIRLPAFVTKTADEIVSEAMAARIIGGTIGGSTVASNLSATSASSGATPGSEGRDRGSRDRGGRGGPPQAGSSSGEDAIAVEAKGYFDRLDTNKNGSVDPDEWSVSKRLKPLFEKVGADLTKSLTLEEFTVSYRKTK